The following are from one region of the Arachis duranensis cultivar V14167 chromosome 10, aradu.V14167.gnm2.J7QH, whole genome shotgun sequence genome:
- the LOC107470377 gene encoding probable serine/threonine-protein kinase WNK7 — protein sequence MVGTSSSDEGAGHPEPLDPDVLEIDPTGRYIKYKEMIGKGAFKTVYRAFDEVNGLEVAWSQVRIDEVLQSPDDLERLYSEVHLLRSLKHNNIVRFYNSWIDDKHRTVNMITELFTSGSLRQYCKRHKKINIKAIKGWARQILMGLSYLHNHSPPIIHRDLKCDNIFINGHQGEVKIGDLGLATLLKEGNAKSVIGTPEFMAPELYDESYNELVDIYSFGMCMLELVTSEYPYSECRNSAQIFKKVSTGVKPFGLSKVKDPDVKSFIEKCLVPASQRLSAKELLMDPFLQANGSVTNRPLPLPDIVLPKFGAFENRCLMSEGPASARIGSIPMDPGGTNELPVTAVFYNNNGDDGTPSPCVEIRRQKGSDIFFLRGEENDENSVSLVLRIADQSGRARNIHFIFYLSSDTAISVSTEMVEQLDLAQQNVKFIAEIIDLLLMTLVPDWKPCVPVDHLASPNVRWPHSSQQNSSGFSMFKNSSEGGSQTANKNAGTTLISRSAQRGNNENTTFHKAWSQASIGLQEGTMADDLRSEMSYTSATSNLAGKNLSMVSLASLVSANSEFADLGLTRTIGGSQSSFDYETEVSHDMESDGMMNSSSTHPPVVSSVSEPQDELRIELAKVEQQYQDAIKDLSERRYLAIMETRKRLAQKMPL from the exons ATGGTGGGAACATCAAGCTCAGACGAAGGTGCAGGGCATCCAGAGCCTCTTGATCCCGatgtgcttgaaattgatcctacCGGTCGCTACATTAAG TATAAAGAAATGATCGGCAAAGGAGCTTTCAAGACTGT TTACAGGGCATTTGATGAAGTCAATGGACTCGAAGTTGCTTGGAGCCAGGTTCGGATTGATGAAGTACTACAGTCACCAGATGACTTAGAGAGGCTGTACTCGGAGGTGCATCTCTTGAGGTCATTGAAACACAATAACATAGTAAGGTTCTACAATTCTTGGATTGACGACAAACACAGGACAGTTAACATGATTACAGAGCTTTTCACCTCGGGGAGCCTCAGACA GTATTGTAAGAGACACAAGAAGATCAACATTAAGGCTATTAAGGGATGGGCAAGACAAATTTTAATGGGTTTAAGCTACCTCCATAATCACAGCCCTCCAATTATACATAGGGACCTGAAATgtgataatatatttataaacgGTCACCAAGGAGAAGTGAAAATTGGAGATCTGGGATTAGCAACTCTCTTGAAAGAGGGTAATGCTAAGAGCGTAATTG GAACTCCGGAGTTTATGGCACCTGAACTGTATGATGAAAGTTACAATGAGCTAGTTGACATATATTCTTTCGGGATGTGCATGCTTGAGTTGGTGACTTCTGAGTATCCCTACAGTGAATGTAGAAACTCAGCTCAGATATTCAAGAAAGTTTCAACT GGTGTAAAGCCCTTTGGTCTTTCTAAAGTCAAAGATCCAGATGTAAAATCATTTATTGAGAAATGTCTTGTCCCTGCATCTCAAAGATTGTCAGCTAAGGAGCTTCTCATGGATCCTTTTCTCCAAGCCAATGGTTCAGTAACAAATCGTCCTCTTCCATTACCAGATATTGTTCTTCCGAAATTTGGAGCCTTTGAAAATCGTTGCCTGATGTCAGAAGGTCCTGCTAGTGCACGCATAGGATCCATTCCCATGGATCCTGGTGGTACCAATGAGCTACCAGTGACTGctgtattttataataataatggtgaTGATGGAACACCTTCTCCATGTGTTGAGATACGAAGGCAGAAGGGAAGTGATATTTTCTTTCTGAGAGGCGAAGAAAATGATGAGAATTCAGTGTCTTTAGTTCTCCGAATAGCTGATCAGAGTG GGCGGGCAAGGAATATCCATTTCATATTTTACCTCAGCAGTGACACAGCCATCTCAGTTTCAACGGAAATGGTTGAGCAACTTGATCTTGCTCAGCAGAATGTTAAATTCATAGCTGAGATAATTGACTTGTTATTGATGACTTTGGTTCCTGATTGGAAACCTTGTGTACCGGTTGATCATCTGGCTTCTCCAAATGTTAGATGGCCACACTCGAGCCAACAGAACAGCTCTGGGTTTTCAATGTTCAAAAATAGTTCGGAAGGTGGTAGCCAAACTGCAAATAAAAATGCAGGTACAACATTGATTTCAAGGTCAGCACAAAGAGGAAACAATGAGAATACAACTTTTCACAAGGCATGGTCTCAAGCAAGCATTGGTCTTCAAGAAGGAACAATGGCAGATGATTTGCGTTCCGAGATGTCGTATACTTCTGCAACGTCTAACTTAGCCGGCAAGAATTTGTCCATGGTTTCATTGGCTTCATTGGTGTCTGCTAACTCAGAATTTGCAGACTTGGGTCTTACTAGGACAATCGGAGGTAGTCAATCCTCGTTTGATTATGAAACTGAGGTATCACATGACATGGAAAGTGATGGTATGATGAACTCCTCCTCCACTCATCCCCCCGTTGTTTCTTCCGTGTCTGAACCTCAGGATGAGTTAAGAATAGAGTTAGCAAAGGTTGAACAGCAATACCAAGATGCAATTAAAGATTTATCAGAAAGGAGATACCTTGCCATAATGGAAACTAGGAAGAGGCTGGCGCAAAAGATGCCATTATAG